One Bosea sp. 124 genomic window, TGCTCTCGCTGAAGACGCGCGAATATGTCCAGGCAGCGATCACCATCGGGCAATCGACGCCGCGCATCATCTTCAGCCAGGTGCTGCCCAACACGATCGCGCCGATCATCGTGATGGGCTCGCTGATGATCGGCTCGGCGATCCTGCTCGAATCCTCGCTGTCCTTCCTCGGGCTTGGCGACCCGAACCTGATGAGCTGGGGCTATATGGTGGGCGCCGGGCGTACGCGCCTGCTCGACGCCTGGTGGATCAGCTTCTTCCCGGGGCTGGCGATCTTCCTGACCGTGCTTGCCCTCAACCTCGCGGGCGAAGGCCTGAACGACGCGCTCAATCCGCGCCTGGCGAGGGGCCGCGAATGAGCCAAATCTCGCCTCAAGTCGCGCCTCCGGCCTCGCCCGTCCTCTCGATCGAGACGCTGACGCTCGCCCTGCCCGCGCTCGCGGACCGGGCCCATGCAGTGGAAAACATCACGCTCGCCATCGCGCCCGGCGAAACACTCTGCGTCGTCGGCGAATCCGGCTCGGGCAAGTCGATGATCGCCCATGCCGTGATGGGCCTGCTGCCGAAGGCGGTGAAGCCGGTCGGAGGGGCGATCCGGCTCGCCGGGCGCGACCTGCTCGGGCTCTACGAGGCGGCGATGCAGGATGTGCGCGGCCGCGAGGTCGGCATGATCTTCCAGGAGCCGATGACCTCGCTCAACCCGGTCATGCGGGTGGCAGACCAGATCGTCGAGACCTTCGAGGCGCATGGGCTGTTCGGCCGCTCGGAACGCTACAGGCGGGCCGTCGATCTGCTGGCCGAGGTCGGATTGCCCGATCCACCGCGCCTGGCACGCGCCTATCCGCATGAACTCTCCGGCGGCCAGCGCCAGCGCGTGATGATCGCGATGGCGCTCGCGCTCGAACCGAAGCTGCTGATCGCCGACGAGCCGACGACAGCGCTCGACGTGACGACGCAGGCGCAGATCCTCAAGCTCATCGACAATCTCCGCCACAAGCACGGCACCGCCGTGCTGTTCATCACCCATGACATGGGCGTCGTCGCCGAGATCGCGGACCGTATCGCCGTGCTCGAAAAGGGCGTCCTGGTCGAGGAAGGCACGGCCGACCAAGTGCTGGGCGCACCCCGCCACGCCTATACGCAGAAGCTGCTCGCCGCCGTACCCTCGCTGATCCCGCCGAAGCGGCCGCCGCTGCCGGCGACAGCGCCTGTTCTCAGCGTCGAGAAGC contains:
- a CDS encoding ABC transporter ATP-binding protein, producing the protein MSQISPQVAPPASPVLSIETLTLALPALADRAHAVENITLAIAPGETLCVVGESGSGKSMIAHAVMGLLPKAVKPVGGAIRLAGRDLLGLYEAAMQDVRGREVGMIFQEPMTSLNPVMRVADQIVETFEAHGLFGRSERYRRAVDLLAEVGLPDPPRLARAYPHELSGGQRQRVMIAMALALEPKLLIADEPTTALDVTTQAQILKLIDNLRHKHGTAVLFITHDMGVVAEIADRIAVLEKGVLVEEGTADQVLGAPRHAYTQKLLAAVPSLIPPKRPPLPATAPVLSVEKLGKVYRKRAFFGATREVRAADEISFSLVRGETLGLVGESGSGKSTVGRCCLRLIEPDTGRITLSSESAGDLVLSDLKPSALREQRKRIQMVFQDPFASLNPRQTVGRIISDGPVAHGTSRKDALAKARELLELVGLSANAIDRYPHEFSGGQRQRIGIARALALEPDVLVADEAVSALDVSVQAQILTLIKEIQQRLGLAILFVTHDLRVAAQICDRIAVMQRGRIVETGPTAALFANPQHAYTQALLAAVPGGGRFGH